A genomic region of Barnesiella viscericola DSM 18177 contains the following coding sequences:
- a CDS encoding restriction endonuclease subunit S, with amino-acid sequence MNRIEEMIRELCSEGIEFKRIGEVAECYAGATPKTTVREYWDNGTIPWMSSGEVNYGEIFATEKKITQLGYDKTSTKLVPPNTVVIALAGQGKTRGTVAITRIELCTNQSLCSIVTNDSLNSDFLYHFLRSRYQDLRQISSGDGTRGGLNLKMIANYVVPVPPLAIQNEIVNILDKFTELEAELEAELEARRKQYEYYRNKLLNFSKFGGGILKM; translated from the coding sequence ATGAACCGTATCGAGGAGATGATCCGGGAGTTATGCTCGGAAGGAATTGAATTCAAACGTATTGGTGAGGTTGCAGAATGTTATGCAGGGGCAACCCCTAAAACAACTGTTCGTGAATACTGGGATAATGGGACAATACCTTGGATGAGTTCTGGCGAGGTGAATTATGGGGAGATTTTTGCTACTGAAAAAAAGATAACCCAGTTAGGGTATGATAAAACCAGTACCAAACTTGTACCTCCTAATACTGTTGTTATTGCACTTGCTGGACAAGGGAAGACGCGAGGAACTGTGGCTATTACTCGGATAGAGCTATGCACAAATCAATCATTATGTTCTATAGTAACGAATGATTCGTTAAATAGTGATTTCCTTTATCATTTTTTGCGTTCAAGGTATCAAGACCTACGCCAAATCTCTTCCGGAGATGGAACCCGTGGAGGTTTAAACTTAAAAATGATAGCAAACTACGTTGTTCCTGTTCCGCCTCTTGCGATTCAGAACGAAATCGTAAATATTCTCGATAAGTTTACGGAACTGGAGGCGGAACTGGAGGCGGAACTGGAGGCACGTCGGAAGCAGTATGAATACTATCGCAATAAGTTGTTGAATTTCAGCAAATTCGGGGGGGGTATTCTAAAGATGTAA
- a CDS encoding type I restriction endonuclease subunit R, translating into MQKYNLVAENPESTVVSDYRAEYRTEKEYQSEADLERAFIKLLTEQAYDYLPIHTETELIANLRRQLEKFNHYTFTDAEWSRFFTGCLANKNSGIVEKTAIIQEDHVQLLTRDDGTVKNIYLLDKVNIHNNSLQVINQYEVDGGMRSNRYDVTILVNGLPLVHIELKRRGVDIKEAFNQIDRYQRESFWAGSGLFEYVQIFVISNGTYTKYYSNTTRQSHIKEAASGGNRSKSRQTSNSFEFTSWWADANNRPITDLMGFGRTFFAKHTLLNLLTRYCVFTSDRMLLVMRPYQVVATERILNKINVANSYKRYGTVEGGGYVWHTTGSGKTLTSFKTAQLASKLLYINKVLFVVDRKDLDYQTMREYDKFERGAANSNTSTAILKRQLEDPAAKIIITTIQKLSVFIGRHAEHPVFQQKIVIIFDECHRSQFGDMHTAIIRKFKRYFLFGFTGTPIFAKNAVSGGKPDLRTTAQVFGDQLHTYTIVNAINDKNVLPFRIEYVRTVKEKEEIENSMVWDIAREEALADKRRIANIVAYILQHFNQKTKRTAKSYEFHAVTNIGEVASAGRRNKVEEVKQRTRLTGFNSIFAVSSIDTAKMYYAEFKRQMAELPSDRRLKVATIYSFGVNEDSDDFIMDENPEDTSGLDQSSRDFLESAIEDYNAMFATSYDTSSDKFQNYYKDVSLRMKNRELDLLIVVNMFLTGFDATTLNTLWVDKNLRMHGLLQAYSRTNRILNSIKTFGNIVCFRNLEKATNESIALFGDKEAAGIVLFKTFDEYYNGYTQNDKEVRGYADLVSELQMKYPAGEQIVGEQNKKSFVRLYGAILKLRNILSTFDAFAVREILTERDVQDYHSAYIDLYNEFRPQKHEAEQINEDLVFEMELIKQVEVNIDYILSLIRKYHEEHLQDKEIIVMIRRAIDSSVDLRNKKELIERFIESLTPESEVDEDWLAYVEEQRRAELDRIIVDENLNRDEAYKFMDNAFRDGFVQTTGTAITKVLPPVSRFTPTGDRTKKRETVIEKLTAFFNRFWDIMSIKNE; encoded by the coding sequence ATGCAAAAATACAACCTTGTTGCTGAAAATCCCGAAAGTACAGTCGTCAGTGACTACCGGGCAGAATACCGCACGGAAAAAGAGTACCAGTCGGAGGCCGATCTCGAACGGGCATTTATCAAACTGCTGACCGAACAGGCATACGATTATCTGCCGATTCATACCGAAACGGAGTTGATTGCCAACCTGCGCCGTCAGTTGGAGAAATTCAATCACTATACGTTTACGGATGCCGAGTGGTCGCGTTTCTTTACGGGTTGTCTTGCCAACAAGAACAGTGGAATTGTAGAGAAGACCGCCATTATTCAGGAAGACCATGTGCAGTTGCTGACGCGCGACGACGGAACAGTCAAGAATATCTACCTGCTCGACAAGGTCAATATCCACAACAATTCGCTCCAGGTCATCAACCAATACGAAGTCGATGGCGGAATGCGCTCCAATCGTTACGATGTTACCATATTGGTGAACGGCCTGCCGTTGGTGCACATCGAACTGAAACGTCGAGGAGTCGATATCAAGGAGGCTTTCAACCAGATCGACCGCTACCAGCGGGAGAGTTTCTGGGCCGGCAGCGGATTGTTCGAGTATGTCCAGATATTCGTCATATCGAACGGAACCTACACCAAGTATTACAGCAATACCACGCGCCAAAGCCATATCAAGGAGGCCGCCTCCGGCGGAAACCGCTCCAAAAGTCGGCAAACGAGCAACAGTTTTGAGTTCACCTCGTGGTGGGCAGATGCCAACAACCGGCCGATTACCGACCTGATGGGGTTTGGCCGCACGTTCTTTGCCAAACATACGTTGCTCAATCTGCTGACCCGGTACTGCGTATTTACCTCCGACCGGATGCTGCTCGTCATGCGTCCCTATCAGGTTGTAGCGACGGAACGTATCTTGAATAAAATCAACGTGGCCAACAGTTATAAACGCTACGGTACGGTAGAAGGCGGCGGGTATGTTTGGCATACGACGGGCAGTGGCAAAACCCTAACTTCGTTCAAAACGGCACAGTTGGCGAGCAAACTGCTTTACATCAACAAGGTGCTGTTTGTGGTCGACCGCAAGGACCTCGACTATCAGACGATGCGCGAGTATGACAAGTTTGAGCGAGGGGCAGCCAACAGCAATACGAGTACGGCGATTCTGAAACGTCAGTTGGAAGACCCGGCGGCGAAGATCATCATCACGACTATTCAGAAACTTTCGGTCTTTATCGGTCGTCATGCGGAACATCCGGTCTTCCAGCAAAAAATCGTCATCATTTTCGATGAGTGTCACCGTTCGCAGTTCGGCGATATGCATACGGCCATCATCCGAAAATTCAAACGCTATTTCCTGTTCGGGTTCACGGGCACGCCGATATTCGCCAAAAATGCCGTAAGCGGAGGAAAGCCCGATTTGCGGACAACGGCGCAGGTTTTTGGAGACCAGTTGCACACCTACACGATTGTCAATGCCATCAACGACAAGAACGTATTACCGTTCCGCATCGAGTACGTCCGTACCGTCAAGGAGAAAGAGGAGATTGAGAATTCGATGGTCTGGGACATTGCCCGTGAAGAGGCATTGGCCGACAAACGGCGCATTGCCAATATCGTTGCCTACATTCTCCAACATTTCAATCAAAAGACGAAGCGCACGGCGAAATCTTATGAATTCCATGCCGTGACAAATATCGGCGAGGTGGCTTCAGCCGGTCGTCGCAATAAGGTCGAAGAGGTAAAACAACGAACACGTCTGACGGGCTTCAATTCGATTTTCGCTGTCTCTTCCATTGATACGGCCAAGATGTACTATGCCGAGTTCAAACGTCAGATGGCGGAGCTGCCGAGTGACCGGCGGCTGAAAGTAGCGACGATATACAGTTTTGGCGTCAATGAGGATTCGGACGATTTTATCATGGATGAGAATCCCGAAGATACGAGTGGCTTGGATCAGAGTTCCCGCGATTTTCTCGAAAGCGCCATCGAGGATTACAATGCGATGTTTGCCACCTCATACGATACGTCGAGCGATAAGTTCCAGAATTACTATAAGGACGTATCCCTGCGGATGAAGAATCGGGAGCTGGATTTGCTGATTGTCGTCAATATGTTCCTGACGGGTTTTGATGCAACGACACTCAATACGTTGTGGGTCGACAAGAATCTGCGGATGCACGGGCTGTTGCAGGCCTATTCGCGAACAAACCGTATTCTGAACTCGATCAAGACCTTTGGCAATATTGTATGTTTCCGCAATCTCGAAAAGGCGACCAACGAGAGTATTGCACTATTTGGAGATAAGGAGGCTGCGGGCATCGTGTTGTTCAAAACCTTCGATGAATATTATAACGGTTACACGCAGAATGATAAGGAAGTTCGCGGTTATGCGGATTTAGTCAGCGAACTGCAGATGAAGTATCCAGCCGGAGAGCAGATTGTCGGAGAACAGAACAAAAAGAGTTTCGTACGATTATATGGGGCGATTCTGAAACTGCGGAATATCCTCTCGACATTCGATGCTTTTGCCGTACGTGAAATATTGACCGAACGCGATGTGCAGGATTATCACAGTGCATACATTGACTTGTACAATGAGTTCCGACCTCAGAAGCATGAAGCAGAGCAAATCAACGAGGATTTGGTTTTCGAGATGGAACTAATCAAGCAGGTAGAGGTCAACATCGACTATATTCTGTCGTTGATTCGCAAGTACCACGAAGAGCACTTGCAGGATAAGGAGATTATTGTAATGATTCGTAGGGCAATCGACTCAAGTGTTGACCTGCGCAACAAAAAGGAGCTGATAGAACGGTTTATCGAATCTCTGACGCCGGAATCAGAGGTGGATGAGGACTGGCTGGCTTATGTTGAAGAGCAGCGTCGTGCCGAGTTGGATCGGATTATTGTTGATGAGAACCTGAACCGTGACGAGGCTTACAAGTTCATGGATAACGCCTTCCGCGACGGGTTTGTACAGACGACAGGGACAGCGATAACAAAGGTTCTGCCGCCTGTATCCCGTTTCACCCCTACGGGTGACCGAACAAAGAAACGCGAAACCGTCATTGAGAAACTGACTGCGTTTTTCAATCGATTTTGGGATATAATGTCTATAAAAAATGAATAA
- a CDS encoding site-specific integrase: MKVTAFIRKTAAKNNITDQARVYFRVRDIGGVDIKAASELSINPNHWSPERQGYKPRVALVSEEKKMGFDKDVQQITHLITKEYHRGVDGSWLKGLIEEYHHPGINARGGNKADEYLLSFQIRKYIEETPLADESRKHHLDNLNKVLRYERFRHEVLHQRGFHLCIDTVTADDIRDFKLWMQEEHKYVDMYPVFYRNEVRRNVEQKRSENSMSGSLYRIRTVIKWCVKRGLTRNNPFDQYQIARPMYGDPFYLTLEERDKVYYADLSGMGATYPVYRDIFMFQCLIGCRVSDLNRLTKANIVDGFVEYIPQKTKMEHANTVRVPLNQKAREILERYKDLENALLPRFSHFGYNKKIKEILKYVGIDRKVIVLDPKTREDVARPLYEVASTHTARKTFIGNLYRQVKDPNLIASMSGHSEGSRAFARYRKIDDEMKKELVNLLD; this comes from the coding sequence ATGAAAGTGACCGCATTCATCCGGAAGACCGCCGCCAAGAACAACATCACCGACCAGGCTCGGGTCTATTTCCGTGTCCGGGACATCGGCGGCGTGGACATCAAGGCCGCGAGCGAGCTGTCCATCAACCCCAACCACTGGAGCCCGGAACGGCAGGGCTACAAGCCCCGCGTGGCCCTGGTGTCGGAGGAGAAGAAGATGGGCTTCGACAAGGACGTGCAGCAGATCACCCATCTCATCACAAAAGAGTACCACCGGGGAGTGGACGGCAGCTGGCTCAAGGGGCTGATAGAGGAATACCACCATCCCGGCATCAACGCCAGGGGCGGCAACAAGGCCGACGAGTACCTGCTCTCGTTCCAGATACGGAAATACATCGAGGAAACACCGCTCGCGGACGAAAGCCGGAAACACCATCTCGACAATCTCAACAAGGTGCTGCGCTACGAGCGTTTCCGCCACGAAGTGCTGCACCAGAGAGGCTTCCACCTGTGCATCGACACCGTCACGGCGGACGACATCAGGGACTTCAAGTTGTGGATGCAGGAGGAACACAAGTACGTGGACATGTACCCCGTATTCTACCGGAATGAGGTACGCCGCAACGTCGAACAGAAGCGTTCCGAGAACAGCATGTCGGGCTCCCTCTACCGCATCCGCACCGTCATCAAGTGGTGCGTCAAGCGCGGGCTGACAAGGAACAATCCCTTTGACCAGTACCAGATTGCCCGGCCGATGTACGGCGACCCGTTCTACTTGACGCTCGAGGAGCGGGACAAGGTGTACTACGCCGACCTGAGCGGCATGGGGGCAACCTATCCGGTCTACCGTGACATCTTCATGTTCCAGTGTCTGATAGGGTGCCGTGTCAGCGACCTGAACAGGCTAACCAAGGCTAACATCGTGGACGGCTTCGTGGAGTACATCCCGCAGAAGACGAAGATGGAACATGCCAACACGGTGCGCGTGCCGCTCAACCAAAAGGCACGGGAGATACTTGAACGCTACAAGGATCTGGAGAACGCCCTGCTCCCCCGGTTCTCGCACTTCGGCTACAACAAGAAGATAAAGGAGATACTCAAGTATGTGGGCATCGACCGCAAGGTCATAGTACTCGACCCCAAGACAAGGGAGGATGTGGCAAGACCCCTGTACGAGGTGGCATCTACCCATACGGCACGCAAGACCTTCATCGGCAACCTCTACAGGCAGGTCAAGGACCCGAACCTGATAGCCTCCATGTCGGGACATTCGGAGGGCAGCCGTGCCTTTGCCCGGTACCGGAAGATTGACGACGAGATGAAGAAGGAACTGGTAAACCTTCTGGACTGA
- a CDS encoding restriction endonuclease subunit S yields the protein MRGGYSKDVKWCKLSDIGTFYGGLTGKSKRDFIVGNAKFITYMNVYSNIAIDVNMNDMVQIAEGEKQNKVEYGDVVFTGSSETPDDCGMSSVMTTRPDGDLYLNSFCFGFRMNDRALLLPDFMKFLFRSEEIRKQIIKTASGVTRFNVSKKRFGEVVIPIPPMKEQQRIVAILDKFEALVNDISEGLPAEIAARRQQYEYYRDKLLTFKRKEDAKIQPCC from the coding sequence ATTCGGGGGGGGTATTCTAAAGATGTAAAATGGTGTAAATTAAGCGATATAGGCACATTCTATGGAGGTCTCACCGGAAAGAGCAAACGCGATTTTATAGTAGGAAATGCCAAGTTTATCACTTATATGAACGTATACTCCAATATTGCGATAGATGTCAACATGAATGATATGGTTCAGATTGCAGAAGGAGAGAAACAAAATAAAGTCGAGTATGGAGATGTTGTATTTACTGGTTCATCGGAAACACCTGATGATTGCGGGATGTCTTCCGTAATGACTACACGTCCGGATGGGGATTTATATCTCAATAGTTTTTGTTTCGGATTTCGTATGAACGATAGAGCATTGCTATTGCCCGATTTTATGAAATTCTTATTTCGCAGTGAAGAGATACGAAAACAAATAATAAAGACGGCCAGCGGTGTTACTCGTTTCAATGTATCAAAAAAACGGTTTGGGGAGGTTGTAATCCCCATCCCGCCGATGAAAGAGCAGCAACGTATCGTTGCCATCCTCGATAAATTCGAGGCGTTGGTAAATGATATTTCGGAAGGACTGCCCGCCGAGATTGCCGCCCGCCGGCAGCAATATGAGTATTACAGAGACAAACTACTGACTTTTAAGCGCAAAGAAGATGCAAAAATACAACCTTGTTGCTGA
- a CDS encoding helix-turn-helix domain-containing protein, translating to MITIESLVEQGANVKLEVTPADLKMFAEAIVQRTMAARQEELNAEMRRVAEETWLNTRQVRELLNVCEGTLNLWAKRGYLVPVKVGNKNMYARSDVRRVQTGGKSESVTSYCKKKNG from the coding sequence ATGATTACCATAGAAAGTCTGGTTGAGCAGGGCGCGAACGTGAAACTGGAAGTCACGCCAGCCGACCTTAAGATGTTTGCCGAGGCCATCGTGCAGCGCACGATGGCGGCCCGGCAGGAAGAACTGAATGCGGAGATGCGGCGTGTGGCGGAAGAGACATGGCTCAACACAAGACAGGTGCGTGAGCTGCTGAACGTGTGCGAGGGGACGCTCAACCTGTGGGCGAAGCGCGGCTACCTCGTCCCCGTCAAGGTGGGCAACAAGAACATGTATGCCAGATCGGATGTCCGCCGTGTGCAGACGGGAGGCAAGTCCGAGAGTGTGACATCCTATTGCAAGAAGAAAAATGGCTGA
- a CDS encoding DUF6043 family protein → MNMDEQKQTYEQFKADILQWKDAHREEYTRFAKMMADGNEVQYLAVCRAIFKQLPGIKKEWQISWCDDSTDSFRNIGLHFKENAVPGQIVELYRKQREEDATSPPSSFWGRMKYIFRQSLRKRFVTLSAPLVLSWLYYGKSFEAMVDMVSRQAGHPKAGNAERMGCSIVVKQIIEVSIKNGFRTQEDWDKHFAMKDAIEKGSIGEWALQSLKDGMRCSDTEGSPAATESVSGTVPQAQRTAGKKKIQERPLADYLKCGNKEEVLQCIRRFVSINTSAVHQALPFYVLKELGLVVGMHAAKEYSVGMALQFPDLPSLKSESAIRQAVGFLKTAKHVIKDGRDQSAPLIESDENRELYRTLVQEIKEITTDDETETAAG, encoded by the coding sequence ATGAATATGGACGAGCAGAAACAGACATACGAACAGTTCAAGGCGGACATCCTCCAGTGGAAGGACGCACACAGGGAGGAATACACCCGCTTCGCGAAAATGATGGCGGACGGGAACGAGGTGCAGTACCTTGCCGTATGCCGGGCCATATTCAAGCAGCTGCCCGGCATCAAAAAGGAATGGCAGATATCATGGTGTGACGACAGCACGGACAGCTTCAGGAACATAGGTCTCCATTTCAAGGAGAACGCAGTGCCGGGGCAGATCGTGGAACTTTACAGGAAACAGAGGGAAGAGGATGCGACTTCTCCTCCGTCCTCCTTCTGGGGCAGGATGAAATACATTTTCAGACAGAGTCTGAGAAAACGCTTCGTAACCCTGTCCGCCCCTCTCGTGCTGAGCTGGCTGTACTACGGCAAAAGTTTCGAGGCGATGGTTGACATGGTCAGCAGGCAGGCGGGGCACCCCAAGGCTGGGAACGCCGAAAGGATGGGCTGCTCCATTGTCGTCAAACAGATTATTGAAGTGTCCATAAAGAACGGTTTCCGAACGCAGGAGGACTGGGACAAACATTTCGCCATGAAAGACGCCATCGAGAAAGGCAGCATCGGCGAATGGGCTTTGCAGTCCTTAAAGGACGGGATGAGATGCAGTGATACCGAAGGCAGCCCGGCAGCAACGGAGTCCGTCAGCGGTACGGTGCCACAGGCGCAGCGGACGGCCGGAAAAAAGAAGATACAGGAGCGGCCGCTTGCAGATTATCTCAAGTGCGGAAACAAGGAGGAAGTCCTGCAATGCATCCGCCGTTTCGTTTCCATAAACACGAGCGCGGTCCATCAGGCACTGCCGTTCTATGTGCTGAAAGAACTGGGGCTGGTGGTCGGGATGCACGCCGCCAAGGAGTACAGTGTGGGGATGGCACTGCAGTTCCCCGACCTGCCATCGCTGAAAAGCGAGAGTGCCATACGGCAGGCGGTCGGCTTCCTGAAGACGGCAAAGCACGTAATCAAAGACGGCAGGGACCAGTCCGCCCCGCTCATCGAAAGCGACGAGAACCGGGAATTGTACCGGACACTGGTACAGGAAATCAAGGAAATCACCACTGATGATGAAACGGAAACGGCAGCCGGATAA
- a CDS encoding site-specific integrase, translating to MKVTVYLKKCSPEASNICFRVRDKNVDIKVVSTLEVQDRYWDTDTLSYRRTTAVPAAEQKRLPEQIAAIIERAEKTFSDKADSRWMRQVIEDVLYPVRAFERNHPNLLARVHEYLEKFDGAERTKEHIIRFERRMSRYHDYRREILGEADFTLFVETVTLEQMNAFRDYVVNEYRLRQEHSNFYAPRTLINHRPRPLSGTTVINIMNLFCTFLHWCKKMKYSDNEVYVLYGCKEPTYGDPFFLTSEERNILYDADLNDNPKLAVIRDIFVFHCYVGCRVGDLYRLTRANIKDGFLEYMPQKTKKCQAKTVRVPLHEKALKILERYDANADRLFPFKQIHTYNLGIRELLKRCGLDRMVTILDTHGYNTVQKPLYEVATSHTARKTFVGNLYRQVPDPNLIASMSGHVEGSRAFNRYRTIDDDMKRRLVDMID from the coding sequence ATGAAAGTCACCGTCTATCTGAAAAAGTGTTCCCCCGAGGCCTCGAACATCTGTTTCAGGGTCAGGGATAAAAATGTGGACATAAAGGTCGTTTCCACACTTGAAGTGCAGGACAGGTATTGGGACACCGATACCCTCAGCTACAGGCGCACGACAGCCGTGCCCGCCGCCGAGCAGAAACGGCTGCCGGAACAGATTGCCGCCATCATCGAGCGGGCGGAGAAGACCTTTTCGGACAAGGCGGACAGCCGGTGGATGAGACAAGTCATAGAGGATGTGCTGTACCCTGTTCGCGCCTTCGAGCGTAACCACCCGAACCTGCTCGCCCGTGTCCACGAGTATCTGGAAAAGTTCGACGGGGCGGAAAGGACCAAGGAGCACATCATACGCTTCGAGCGCAGGATGTCGCGCTACCATGACTACCGGCGGGAGATACTGGGCGAGGCTGATTTCACCCTCTTCGTGGAGACCGTCACGCTGGAGCAGATGAACGCTTTCAGAGATTATGTCGTGAACGAGTACAGGCTGCGGCAGGAGCATTCAAACTTCTATGCACCCCGCACGCTCATCAACCACAGGCCGAGGCCGCTTTCCGGCACGACCGTCATCAACATCATGAACCTGTTCTGCACCTTCCTGCACTGGTGCAAGAAGATGAAGTATTCCGACAACGAGGTCTATGTCCTCTACGGCTGCAAGGAGCCCACCTACGGCGACCCGTTCTTCCTCACTTCGGAAGAGAGGAACATCCTCTACGATGCGGACTTGAACGACAACCCGAAACTGGCCGTCATACGGGACATCTTCGTGTTCCACTGCTATGTCGGCTGCCGAGTGGGTGACCTTTATAGGCTCACGAGGGCCAACATCAAGGACGGCTTCCTGGAATACATGCCGCAGAAGACGAAGAAATGCCAGGCGAAGACCGTCAGGGTGCCGCTGCATGAGAAGGCACTGAAGATACTGGAACGCTACGATGCCAATGCCGACAGGCTGTTCCCGTTCAAGCAGATACACACCTACAACCTCGGCATACGGGAGCTGCTGAAGCGTTGCGGCTTAGACAGGATGGTCACCATCCTCGACACGCACGGCTACAACACCGTGCAGAAGCCCCTGTACGAGGTGGCCACCAGCCATACGGCACGCAAGACCTTCGTGGGTAACCTATACCGGCAGGTGCCCGACCCAAACCTGATAGCCTCCATGTCGGGACACGTGGAGGGCAGCAGGGCGTTCAACCGCTACCGCACGATAGACGATGACATGAAGCGCAGGCTTGTGGACATGATAGATTAG
- a CDS encoding DUF3987 domain-containing protein — MADMTNTRLELCNMIRMEAEHVSDTGFPLDVFPQAVQSVILDMDRYENYKTEFIATAMLSAVSAALGGTYRIRIKGEWQSNAALYIILVGRPGLGKTPPLEAAYRPIRKHDYALFKAYESELEVWKAAGENGKKPVLRRTVVSDFTPESLLLTHNNNPRSVVILVDEIMGMFNSANRYTNGQLIEQLLTAWSGGALDVTRVSNTIPVHIEQPCINIIGTTQTKRVHELLTKGFEENGLLDRILFVLPKSREVPKWTDWDDGGEDRASMAAARWEQILGKVLALDYDTGEEERMPHVLSMDREAREYFFSWWNRKVECINRIEDDAQVESREMKHPAQVARLALLMQVLRYAIDESHLQSVDTASVKAAIRLNGYFEDSYRRIRSFVAEDMCEEPPKVLLSLLPDTFDTKTAIATGREQQNVSERTVMNYLRELCRSGLLRKSKAGHYEKIIYDKSGKFEINKGFTHTIYL, encoded by the coding sequence ATGGCTGACATGACAAACACCCGACTTGAACTGTGCAACATGATCCGCATGGAGGCGGAGCATGTCAGTGATACAGGCTTCCCTCTGGATGTCTTTCCGCAGGCCGTGCAGTCCGTCATACTCGACATGGACCGGTACGAGAACTACAAGACCGAGTTCATCGCGACGGCCATGCTGTCGGCGGTATCGGCCGCATTGGGAGGCACCTACCGTATCCGCATCAAAGGCGAGTGGCAGAGCAACGCCGCCCTCTACATCATCCTCGTGGGCAGGCCGGGACTGGGCAAGACACCGCCGCTGGAGGCGGCATACCGCCCCATACGGAAGCACGACTATGCCCTGTTCAAGGCGTATGAGTCGGAATTGGAGGTATGGAAAGCCGCCGGGGAAAACGGGAAGAAGCCCGTGCTGCGGCGTACCGTCGTGTCCGACTTCACCCCCGAATCACTCCTGCTGACGCACAACAACAATCCCCGCAGCGTGGTCATTCTGGTGGACGAGATAATGGGCATGTTCAACTCCGCCAACCGCTACACCAACGGGCAACTCATAGAGCAGCTGCTCACGGCATGGAGCGGCGGGGCACTGGATGTGACAAGGGTCAGCAACACTATACCTGTGCATATTGAACAGCCGTGCATCAACATCATCGGGACCACGCAGACCAAGCGTGTGCATGAACTGCTGACGAAAGGCTTCGAGGAAAACGGCCTGCTCGACCGCATCCTGTTCGTGCTTCCCAAGTCCCGTGAAGTGCCAAAATGGACCGATTGGGATGATGGCGGGGAGGACAGGGCTTCCATGGCGGCGGCACGATGGGAACAGATACTTGGCAAGGTACTCGCCTTGGACTATGACACGGGAGAGGAAGAAAGGATGCCCCATGTGCTGTCTATGGACAGGGAGGCAAGGGAATATTTCTTCTCTTGGTGGAACAGGAAAGTGGAATGCATCAACCGGATAGAGGACGACGCCCAAGTGGAGAGTCGCGAGATGAAGCATCCGGCGCAAGTGGCACGGCTGGCCCTGCTCATGCAGGTGTTGCGGTATGCCATCGACGAGAGCCACCTGCAGTCTGTGGATACGGCATCGGTAAAAGCCGCCATCCGGCTGAACGGCTACTTCGAGGACTCGTACCGCCGCATCCGCTCATTCGTGGCGGAGGACATGTGCGAGGAACCGCCCAAGGTACTGCTGTCGCTGCTGCCGGACACGTTCGACACGAAAACGGCCATCGCTACTGGCAGGGAACAGCAGAATGTCAGCGAGCGTACGGTGATGAACTACCTCAGGGAACTGTGCAGGAGCGGGCTGCTGCGGAAGTCCAAGGCCGGGCATTACGAGAAAATCATATATGATAAATCTGGAAAATTTGAAATTAACAAGGGTTTTACACATACAATTTATTTATAA